The nucleotide sequence CGTATTtattaattactcaaaattattgTGAAACAGCATTTCATGCAAGTTTGTACGAAAATGTCACGTATGGAGATCAGAATAAATTCATAACACCGTATTTAGTAACTTGTCCCGGAGTTCGTCAACGTACTGAGAGTGAAACACCAAGAAAGAAAATTGTGACTCAATATCTGGTTAGGACATTGGATTGCAAAGTACTTGTTGTTTGTGCTAAAACTTTTCGTTCGATTACAGGCTTAAGTAAGTTTCACTGTTTCCATTAGCATACCTACTTTAATCCAAGGCTGTTTGCaacgaaactgaaaattttcgtttcattttgttttgtttccttTCCGCAGCCTTGATTTAatctagaaaaatgaaattgatagTAATTTACCCTTGTTATTTGGTTTTCTGCAGCACGCGGACGTTTAAACGGCGTATCTAAGCATTTTTTTACGACTGGAAACAGCAAACCAGAACAGCGAGGAGGAAGCAGAATCACACCGCAACAGATAGAGATAACAGAATCGATCGTtgaattcatcaaaaagttcaaagttgaagaaagccATTACGGTCGCGGTAAATCAGCAAGAGAATATTTACCTCCGGAATTGAACGTCTCGATTATGTTTAATATGTGGCTAAACGAACGTAATGCCTGTGATTTACCAATTGCATCGCTCAAGAAATTCaccaaagtttttaaaaaacgttttaattTAGCGTTTCTATCCCCAAAAGTTGGCGTTTGCTCTCATTGCGAGCAGTTGAAAGGTAAACTCAAGTCGAATATCAATGTGGAAGAAAACAGGGCTCTGTTGGATCTCCATAAAGCTCAAGCGAAGCAGTTTTATGATATTTTGCGCGAATCTGCCGCGGAAGATTCTACTCTAACCATTACCTTTGATATGCAACAAGTGCAGCCACTTCCGAAGACAAATATTGGAGAAGCATATTATTCTCGCCAACTAGGACTGTATAACTTGACGTTCGTAATTCACACATCAAATGAAACTCCGTTATCAAACGTTCATATTTACACTTGGACAGATACAGACAGCGGCAAAGGAAGTAACGAGGTTGTTTCTgcttttgatcactttttcgaaaaaattattcatccaAGAATCGCTAATGGTCGTTATAATAAAATCCAACTCTTCTCCGACTGTTGTCCTGCTCAGAACAAAAATACAACGATGCTTGGCTATCTAATGAGAAAAATCGAAGATCctgtcatgaaaaaaattgcaaaagtcgAGTACATCTTTCCGATCCGCGGACACTCGTATCTTCCGGCAGACCGTGTATTcgctcgaattgaaaaaaaattacgtaagaTTGCAGTCTTGAAATCTCCTTCAGATTACCATTCAGTTTTTGAAGAACATGGGAAATACCATGTATTTGGTGATGATTGGCGAGTATACGATTATAAAACACTGGCTGAAACATCCCTGAAGTCAACCGCTCAGTTACAGATGCAACAAAATCGAAGGTGGCTATTTTGTCGTCGTAAACCTGGAGTTATACAAGTCAGCAACTCTTATACAGAACCTTACAAAGAGTTCTCCATGTTGAAACCTGCGATAACCAAACTGTTTCCTCGTAAACCAGAACTTGTAACCAACCCAAAAGGAATTTCCACGAGTAAACGAGATGATGTTCGAAAACTTATCGCTCTGATGGATTTGTCAGAAATGGAAAAGCAGTATTACGAAACCGAATTGAGCAAACCATGTTCTACGAAGAAAGATGTTTTGAAGCGTGCAAAAGAAAAGCCGGCAAAATCCAGAACTTCAACAAAACGTAAAATCGATTCTGATGATGATAATTTGCgagaaaatattccaaaacCGAGGAGGGGAAGgccgaaaaaaaatgtcgtagTTGAAAACGTAATGAGTGAACCATCAACATcagctgaaattgaaaaaccgaaACGAGGAAGGCCCAAGAAAGATGCTACTGTTGAAATCGTAAACAGTGGATCGTCAAAAGAAGatttaattgaaaaaccaaaacgaGGAAGGCCAAAGAAAGATGCTCCTGTTGAAATCGTAAATAGTGGATTGTCAAACGAAGatttaattgaaaaaccaaaacgaGGAAGGCCAAAGAAAGTCGATGAGCAGCCGAAACAAGATGAATTAGACAAGCCAAAACGAGGAAggccgaaaaaattgtgatttttcgtaattttcgttGTACTAGGTacctgaaacttttttttcatatttttt is from Planococcus citri chromosome 1, ihPlaCitr1.1, whole genome shotgun sequence and encodes:
- the LOC135834675 gene encoding uncharacterized protein LOC135834675 — its product is MPKPKRKDSSDYDPATDSSSSSDSDTSDTSSNTDQESDSGIGTKNSSTTTNASINISTISRTDSCSNLSTTSSSKSIISRTGSSLNLSTPSLSKSIISRTDSSSNLSTTSSSNTSTATETSRGSRVRENRDSWLKNIKRNIRNSKDSRVGPHIACDHVDLTWCEADKLTTADIDAFHASLYENVTYGDQNKFITPYLVTCPGVRQRTESETPRKKIVTQYLVRTLDCKVLVVCAKTFRSITGLTRGRLNGVSKHFFTTGNSKPEQRGGSRITPQQIEITESIVEFIKKFKVEESHYGRGKSAREYLPPELNVSIMFNMWLNERNACDLPIASLKKFTKVFKKRFNLAFLSPKVGVCSHCEQLKGKLKSNINVEENRALLDLHKAQAKQFYDILRESAAEDSTLTITFDMQQVQPLPKTNIGEAYYSRQLGLYNLTFVIHTSNETPLSNVHIYTWTDTDSGKGSNEVVSAFDHFFEKIIHPRIANGRYNKIQLFSDCCPAQNKNTTMLGYLMRKIEDPVMKKIAKVEYIFPIRGHSYLPADRVFARIEKKLRKIAVLKSPSDYHSVFEEHGKYHVFGDDWRVYDYKTLAETSLKSTAQLQMQQNRRWLFCRRKPGVIQVSNSYTEPYKEFSMLKPAITKLFPRKPELVTNPKGISTSKRDDVRKLIALMDLSEMEKQYYETELSKPCSTKKDVLKRAKEKPAKSRTSTKRKIDSDDDNLRENIPKPRRGRPKKNVVVENVMSEPSTSAEIEKPKRGRPKKDATVEIVNSGSSKEDLIEKPKRGRPKKDAPVEIVNSGLSNEDLIEKPKRGRPKKVDEQPKQDELDKPKRGRPKKL